The following coding sequences are from one Pseudomonadota bacterium window:
- a CDS encoding helix-turn-helix domain-containing protein, with product MSQFNNVRTIRESKMMSKAELARKASVTVQTIDRIEKGNDCRLDTKRKIILALGYKLGDRTKIFFPEDSGGAKKKNGRRKVGRRKSTEG from the coding sequence GTGTCCCAATTCAACAATGTTCGCACAATTCGCGAATCCAAGATGATGAGCAAGGCGGAACTGGCCCGAAAGGCCAGTGTCACCGTGCAGACCATCGACCGGATCGAGAAGGGGAATGATTGCCGCCTGGACACCAAGCGGAAGATCATCCTGGCTCTGGGCTACAAGCTGGGTGACCGCACGAAGATCTTCTTTCCTGAAGATTCGGGCGGGGCCAAGAAGAAAAACGGTAGGAGGAAGGTTGGCCGAAGGAAAAGCACGGAGGG